A genome region from Diorhabda carinulata isolate Delta chromosome 2, icDioCari1.1, whole genome shotgun sequence includes the following:
- the LOC130904046 gene encoding disco-interacting protein 2 isoform X9 has protein sequence MEDLNIDISKLPEDVRDKLAELDLELSEGDITQKGYEKKRTRLLTPYIPKHNPTGSGSGGDNSGGGNSGDGSGGGGLAGNGKQHHTRRRTQRRVTHNEKRYHSEVRQEAVQQALAQALQNRHKPSMPMPSKRTSVMARSPDRDRHDSESSSDEDSIVIEETVESTPERERVRDRGTPQIFPPPPLSDTSSTGSPPPLHHRPRMPPPNNWEDKRRIEITEISDVLQNFRPYSQPPDVTHNTAVGGRRPAADRVNRYGSSGSDDTVGTGTGRWKVSTKIQQLLNTLKRPKRRPLPEFYEDDDIELEIAANPKDPNAPKPEGSGMSPAVGEQLVVPSGLPRSLEAAITRYGNGTFKAPVATVLDPNGKLSVTLTYGKLLSRSHKIAYALLTKSFSKNGDTSLKCGDRVALVYPNNDPINFLCAFYGCLQAGIVPVPIEVPITRRDAGSLQIGFLLGSCAVQVALTSEACLKGLPKTASGEVIQFKGWPKLNWFVTEHLTKTPKDWSPTPRLTDETPAYIEYSTDRDGSVMGVTITRTAMVQHCRMLTMSCNYTEGENMVCVLDFKREVGLWHSVLTSVLNGMHVIYIPYALMKVNPASWMQMITKHRASVAVVKSRDLHWGLLATKDHKDVNLGSLRMLLVADGANPWSLSSCDQFLSVFQAKGLRADAICPCASSSEVLTVSVRRPGRAGVNATGRGVLSMQGLSYGVVRVDQENSLTSLTLQDCGQVMPGCVIVVVKMEGPSYICKTDEVGEICVNSGSTGTQYWGLQGLSNSTFKVQPLGTDGKPISDAEYTRSGLLGFLGPGGLVFVCGSRDGLMTVTGRKHNVDDIIATVLAVEPMKFIYRGRIAVFSIKVLRDERICVIAEQRPDCSEEESFQWMSRVLQAVDSIHQVGLYCLALVPPNYLPKTPLGGIHLSETKRRFMDGNLHPANVLMCPHTCVTNLPKPREVHSDVGPASVIVGNLVQGNRLASAQGREVGGLLDEDGDSSKKQQFIAEILRWRAQGTSDHILFTLLNSKGAVAKVLSCSELHKKAERIGNLLVEKGKINTGDHVALIFPPGLDLICAFYGCLYVGAVPVTIRPPHPQNLQTTLPTVRMIVDVSKSVLVLSIQAVIKLLRSKEASNVVDIKSWPLILDTDDMPKKKLPVPYRAPTAEMMAYLDFSVSTTGMLAGIKMSHAAVTNLCKSMKLACELYPSRHIALCLDPYCGLGFALWCLSSIYSGHHSILIPPSEVEVNPALWLSAVSQYKVRDTFCSYGVMELCTKGLGSSVNQLKSRGINLACVRTCVVVAEERPRMNLTTSFSKLFSALGLSPRAVSTSFGCRVNVAICLQGASSPEPSTVYVDLRALRNDRVSLVERGSPHSLCLMESGKLLPGVKVIIANPESKGQCGDSHLGEIWVQSGHNASGYFTIYGDESEYGDHFNARLVTGNTGEVYARTGYLGFLRRTEMSENSCVTDETVISRESDNESLGSSHHVVPSDSPELHDAVFVVGALDETIMLRGMRYHPIDIENSVLRCHKKIAECAVFTWTNLLVVVVELDGNESEALDLVPLVTNTVLEEHHLIVGVVVVVDPGVVPINSRGEKQRMHLRDGFLADQLDPIYVAYNM, from the exons AAGTTAGACAAGAAGCCGTACAACAGGCACTCGCACAAGCTTTGCAAAACAGGCACAAACCTTCTATGCCGATGCCGTCCAAGAGAACCTCCGTGATGGCGAGGAGTCCCGATCGAGACAGACATGATTCCG AATCTTCGTCCGATGAAGATAGCATTGTAATTGAGGAGACGGTGGAAAGTACCCCCGAAAGAGAACGAGTAAGAGACCGTGGTACTCCTCAGATATTTCCGCCGCCACCGTTATCGGATACAAGTAGTACCGGCTCTCCTCCACCGTTACATCATAGGCCTCGAATGCCGCCGCCAAATAACTGGGAAGATAAAAGAAGAATCGAAATTACGGAGATCAGTGATGTACTACAAAACTTTCGACCTT aTTCTCAACCTCCGGATGTAACCCATAATACTGCAGTGGGAGGACGTAGACCAGCAGCTGATCGAGTAAACCGATATGGTTCGTCTGGTTCTGATGATACAGTTGGAACCGGCACAGGTAGATGGAAAGTGTCTACAAAAATACAACAATTGCTGAATACGCTCAAGAGACCGAAACGTAGACCTCTACCCGAATTTTACGAAGATGACGATATAGAATTGGAAATTGCAGCTAATCCCAAAGATCCTAACGCCCCCAAACCAGAGG GAAGCGGTATGAGTCCGGCAGTAGGTGAACAACTTGTAGTACCATCGGGTTTACCAAGAAGTTTAGAAGCCGCCATTACTCGATATGGAAATGGTACTTTTAAAGCACCCGTGGCCACTGTATTAGATCCTAATGGAAAATTATCAGTAACATTAACGTACG GTAAATTGTTAAGCCGATCGCACAAAATAGCTTACGCACTTTTGACCAAATCTTTTAGCAAAAACGGTGATACTAGTCTAAAATGTGGTGATCGAGTAGCTCTAGTCTATCCAAATAATGATCCAATCAATTTTCTCTGTGCTTTTTACGGATGTCTACAAGCGGGCATCGTACCAGTGCCAATAGAAGTGCCTATTACTAGACGAGACGCCGGTTCCTTACAAATAGGATTTTTGTTAGGCAGCTGCGCCGTACAAGTAGCGCTCACTTCCGAAGCCTGTTTAAAAGGTCTACCGAAAACTGCTTCTGGAGAAGTTATTCAATTTAAAGGATGGCCGAAATTGAATTGGTTCGTTACCGAACATTTAACTAAAACCCCTAAAGACTGGTCTCCGACGCCAAG GTTAACCGATGAAACACCAGCTTACATAGAATACAGCACGGACCGTGATGGCTCGGTAATGGGGGTAACAATAACGCGCACAGCTATGGTACAACATTGCAGAATGCTAACAATGTCTTGTAACTACACGGAAGGGGAGAATATGGTTTGCGTATTAGATTTCAAGAGAGAAGTGGGACTTTGGCATTCGGTATTGACGAGCGTTCTAAACGGCATGCACGTTATATACATCCCTTACGCACTAATGAAAGTAAACCCCGCTAGTTGGATGCAAATGATTACCAAACATCGAGCCTCAGTAGCAGTAGTTAAATCCAGAGATCTCCATTGGGGTTTGTTGGCAACTAAAGACCACAAGGACGTCAATTTAG GCTCTTTAAGGATGTTACTCGTAGCAGATGGGGCTAATCCTTGGTCTTTGAGTTCATGTGATCAATTTTTATCAGTATTTCAAGCGAAAGGACTCAGAGCCGATGCCATTTGTCCCTGCGCCAGTTCCAGTGAAGTTCTAACGGTATCTGTAAGAAGACCTGGAAGGGCAGGAGTTAACGCTACAGGACGAGGCGTTTTATCAATGCAAGGCTTAAGTTACGGCGTAGTAAGAGTTGATCAAGAAAATAGTTTGACTTCATTAACATTGCAAGACTGTGGGCAAGTGATGCCAg GTTGTGTGATAGTTGTTGTGAAAATGGAAGGACCTTCGTATATTTGCAAAACAGATGAAGTGGGCGAGATTTGTGTCAATTCGGGCTCAACAGGTACTCAGTACTGGGGCTTGCAAGGTCTTAGTAATAGTACGTTCAAAGTACAACCTCTAGGAACGGACGGAAAACCGATATCCGACGCCGAATACACTCGATCCGGTCTACTTGGATTCTTAGGACCGGGTGGTTTGGTATTTGTATGCGGATCGCGTGACGGATTGATGACGGTAACAGGAAGAAAACACAACGTCGACGATATCATCGCTACTGTATTAGCAGTGGAACCAATGAAATTCATTTATCGTGGAAGAATCGCGGTATTCAGTATCAAAGTTTTGAGAGACGAAAGGATATGCGTCATAGCCGAACAACGTCCCGACTGTAGCGAAGAAGAG TCATTCCAATGGATGTCGAGAGTTTTACAAGCAGTCGATTCCATACATCAAGTGGGGCTTTATTGTTTGGCGCTTGTACCGCCGAATTATCTTCCGAAAACACCTCTGGGTGGTATTCACTTATCGGAAACGAAAAGAAGATTTATGGATGGTAATTTACATCCTGCGAATGTTTTGATGTGTCCCCATACTTGTGTTACCAACTTACCGAAACCTAGAGAAGTTCATTCAG ACGTGGGACCGGCGTCTGTAATCGTCGGCAATCTTGTTCAAGGAAATAGACTTGCGAGTGCTCAAGGAAGAGAAGTTGGAGGTCTTCTTGATGAAGATGGCGACTCTTCTAAAAAG cAACAATTTATCGCGGAAATTCTTCGATGGAGAGCTCAAGGTACTTCAGACCATATCCTCTTTACGTTGCTGAATAGCAAAGGAGCTGTAGCTAAAGTGCTTTCTTGTTCCGAGCTCCATAAAAAAGCGGAAAGAATAGGAAACCTTTTAGTAGAAAAAGGAAAGATCAATACTGGTGATCATGTAGCTTTAATTTTCCCTCCGGGTTTAGATTTGATTTGTGCTTTCTATGGATGTTTATATGTTGGTGCTGTACCAGTTACTATTCGACCTCCTCATCCACAAAATCTACAAACGACGTTACCTACCGTTAG GATGATAGTCGACGTATCGAAATCCGTACTGGTGCTGTCAATACAGGCTGTGATCAAACTTCTTCGATCAAAAGAAGCTAGTAATGTGGTGGATATAAAATCATGGCCGCTCATCTTAGACACCGATGATATGCCTAAGAAGAAATTACCGGTGCCATATAGAGCTCCGACAGCTGAAATGATGGCTTATTTAGATTTCAGCGTTTCAACTACCGGAATGTTGGCTGGAATAAAAATGTCACATGCTGCTGTAACCAATTTATGCAAAAGTATGAAGTTAGCTTGCGAATTATACCCCAGTAGGCATATCGCTTTGTGTTTAGATCCTTATTGTGGACTAGGATTTGCTCTTTG GTGTTTAAGCAGTATCTACTCAGGCCACCATTCCATTTTGATCCCACCCTCTGAAGTAGAAGTGAATCCAGCTCTATGGCTCAGTGCTGTTAGTCAATACAAAGTACGCGACACTTTCTGCTCTTATGGCGTTATGGAACTCTGTACAAAAGGTCTCGGTTCTTCCGTTAACCAGCTCAAATCTAGAGGTATCAATTTAGCCTGCGTTCGAACATGCGTCGTAGTAGCCGAAGAAAGACCAAGAATGAACTTGACTACTAGTTTTTCGAAGTTGTTCAGTGCATTAGGACTCAGTCCTAGAGCGGTATCGACATCTTTCGGATGTAGAGTAAACGTCGCTATTTGTCTACAAGGTGCTTCTAGTCCTGAACCTTCAACGGTTTACGTCGATTTGAGGGCACTTCGTAACGATAGAGTGAGCCTAGTAGAAAGAGGCAGTCCACACAGTTTGTGTTTGATGGAAAGCGGAAAATTGTTACCCGGAGTTAAAGTGATTATAGCTAATCCTGAGAGCAAGGGACAGTGCGGGGATTCGCATCTAGGAGAAATTTGGGTGCAAAGTGGACACAACGCAAGCGGATACTTCACTATTTACGGCGACGAGAGCGAATATGGAGATCATTTTAATGCCCGTTTAGTTACTG GTAATACAGGGGAAGTTTACGCCAGAACGGGATATTTAGGTTTCTTAAGAAGAACGGAAATGTCAGAAAATAGTTGCGTTACCGACGAAACCGTCATTAGTAGAGAAAGCGATAACGAGTCCTTAGGGTCATCGCATCACGTTGTACCTTCGGATTCGCCTGAATTACACGATGCCGTTTTTGTAGTAGGTGCTCTCGACGAAACAATAATGCTGCGCGGCATGAGATATCATCCCATAGATATAGAAAATAGCGTTCTGAGGTGCcataaaaaaattgcagaatG TGCTGTATTCACTTGGACAAATCTGCTGGTTGTAGTGGTAGAATTAGACGGCAACGAAAGCGAAGCTCTAGATCTCGTTCCTTTAGTAACGAATACCGTTTTAGAGGAACACCATCTCATCGTCGGAGTAGTCGTTGTAGTCGATCCGGGTGTAGTACCAATCAATTCACGTGGTGAAAAGCAACGTATGCATTTAAGAGACGGTTTCCTAGCTGACCAATTAGATCCAATTTATGTGGCTTATAATATGTAA
- the LOC130904046 gene encoding disco-interacting protein 2 isoform X8, whose translation MEDLNIDISKLPEDVRDKLAELDLELSEGDITQKGYEKKRTRLLTPYIPKHNPTGSGSGGDNSGGGNSGDGSGGGGLAGNGKQHHTRRRTQRRVTHNEKRYHSEVRQEAVQQALAQALQNRHKPSMPMPSKRTSVMARSPDRDRHDSESSSDEDSIVIEETVESTPERERVRDRGTPQIFPPPPLSDTSSTGSPPPLHHRPRMPPPNNWEDKRRIEITEISDVLQNFRPYSQPPDVTHNTAVGGRRPAADRVNRYGSSGSDDTVGTGTGRWKVSTKIQQLLNTLKRPKRRPLPEFYEDDDIELEIAANPKDPNAPKPEGSGMSPAVGEQLVVPSGLPRSLEAAITRYGNGTFKAPVATVLDPNGKLSVTLTYGKLLSRSHKIAYALLTKSFSKNGDTSLKCGDRVALVYPNNDPINFLCAFYGCLQAGIVPVPIEVPITRRDAGSLQIGFLLGSCAVQVALTSEACLKGLPKTASGEVIQFKGWPKLNWFVTEHLTKTPKDWSPTPRLTDETPAYIEYSTDRDGSVMGVTITRTAMVQHCRMLTMSCNYTEGENMVCVLDFKREVGLWHSVLTSVLNGMHVIYIPYALMKVNPASWMQMITKHRASVAVVKSRDLHWGLLATKDHKDVNLGSLRMLLVADGANPWSLSSCDQFLSVFQAKGLRADAICPCASSSEVLTVSVRRPGRAGVNATGRGVLSMQGLSYGVVRVDQENSLTSLTLQDCGQVMPGCVIVVVKMEGPSYICKTDEVGEICVNSGSTGTQYWGLQGLSNSTFKVQPLGTDGKPISDAEYTRSGLLGFLGPGGLVFVCGSRDGLMTVTGRKHNVDDIIATVLAVEPMKFIYRGRIAVFSIKVLRDERICVIAEQRPDCSEEESFQWMSRVLQAVDSIHQVGLYCLALVPPNYLPKTPLGGIHLSETKRRFMDGNLHPANVLMCPHTCVTNLPKPREVHSAKECVSDVGPASVIVGNLVQGNRLASAQGREVGGLLDEDGDSSKKQQFIAEILRWRAQGTSDHILFTLLNSKGAVAKVLSCSELHKKAERIGNLLVEKGKINTGDHVALIFPPGLDLICAFYGCLYVGAVPVTIRPPHPQNLQTTLPTVRMIVDVSKSVLVLSIQAVIKLLRSKEASNVVDIKSWPLILDTDDMPKKKLPVPYRAPTAEMMAYLDFSVSTTGMLAGIKMSHAAVTNLCKSMKLACELYPSRHIALCLDPYCGLGFALWCLSSIYSGHHSILIPPSEVEVNPALWLSAVSQYKVRDTFCSYGVMELCTKGLGSSVNQLKSRGINLACVRTCVVVAEERPRMNLTTSFSKLFSALGLSPRAVSTSFGCRVNVAICLQGASSPEPSTVYVDLRALRNDRVSLVERGSPHSLCLMESGKLLPGVKVIIANPESKGQCGDSHLGEIWVQSGHNASGYFTIYGDESEYGDHFNARLVTGNTGEVYARTGYLGFLRRTEMSENSCVTDETVISRESDNESLGSSHHVVPSDSPELHDAVFVVGALDETIMLRGMRYHPIDIENSVLRCHKKIAECAVFTWTNLLVVVVELDGNESEALDLVPLVTNTVLEEHHLIVGVVVVVDPGVVPINSRGEKQRMHLRDGFLADQLDPIYVAYNM comes from the exons AAGTTAGACAAGAAGCCGTACAACAGGCACTCGCACAAGCTTTGCAAAACAGGCACAAACCTTCTATGCCGATGCCGTCCAAGAGAACCTCCGTGATGGCGAGGAGTCCCGATCGAGACAGACATGATTCCG AATCTTCGTCCGATGAAGATAGCATTGTAATTGAGGAGACGGTGGAAAGTACCCCCGAAAGAGAACGAGTAAGAGACCGTGGTACTCCTCAGATATTTCCGCCGCCACCGTTATCGGATACAAGTAGTACCGGCTCTCCTCCACCGTTACATCATAGGCCTCGAATGCCGCCGCCAAATAACTGGGAAGATAAAAGAAGAATCGAAATTACGGAGATCAGTGATGTACTACAAAACTTTCGACCTT aTTCTCAACCTCCGGATGTAACCCATAATACTGCAGTGGGAGGACGTAGACCAGCAGCTGATCGAGTAAACCGATATGGTTCGTCTGGTTCTGATGATACAGTTGGAACCGGCACAGGTAGATGGAAAGTGTCTACAAAAATACAACAATTGCTGAATACGCTCAAGAGACCGAAACGTAGACCTCTACCCGAATTTTACGAAGATGACGATATAGAATTGGAAATTGCAGCTAATCCCAAAGATCCTAACGCCCCCAAACCAGAGG GAAGCGGTATGAGTCCGGCAGTAGGTGAACAACTTGTAGTACCATCGGGTTTACCAAGAAGTTTAGAAGCCGCCATTACTCGATATGGAAATGGTACTTTTAAAGCACCCGTGGCCACTGTATTAGATCCTAATGGAAAATTATCAGTAACATTAACGTACG GTAAATTGTTAAGCCGATCGCACAAAATAGCTTACGCACTTTTGACCAAATCTTTTAGCAAAAACGGTGATACTAGTCTAAAATGTGGTGATCGAGTAGCTCTAGTCTATCCAAATAATGATCCAATCAATTTTCTCTGTGCTTTTTACGGATGTCTACAAGCGGGCATCGTACCAGTGCCAATAGAAGTGCCTATTACTAGACGAGACGCCGGTTCCTTACAAATAGGATTTTTGTTAGGCAGCTGCGCCGTACAAGTAGCGCTCACTTCCGAAGCCTGTTTAAAAGGTCTACCGAAAACTGCTTCTGGAGAAGTTATTCAATTTAAAGGATGGCCGAAATTGAATTGGTTCGTTACCGAACATTTAACTAAAACCCCTAAAGACTGGTCTCCGACGCCAAG GTTAACCGATGAAACACCAGCTTACATAGAATACAGCACGGACCGTGATGGCTCGGTAATGGGGGTAACAATAACGCGCACAGCTATGGTACAACATTGCAGAATGCTAACAATGTCTTGTAACTACACGGAAGGGGAGAATATGGTTTGCGTATTAGATTTCAAGAGAGAAGTGGGACTTTGGCATTCGGTATTGACGAGCGTTCTAAACGGCATGCACGTTATATACATCCCTTACGCACTAATGAAAGTAAACCCCGCTAGTTGGATGCAAATGATTACCAAACATCGAGCCTCAGTAGCAGTAGTTAAATCCAGAGATCTCCATTGGGGTTTGTTGGCAACTAAAGACCACAAGGACGTCAATTTAG GCTCTTTAAGGATGTTACTCGTAGCAGATGGGGCTAATCCTTGGTCTTTGAGTTCATGTGATCAATTTTTATCAGTATTTCAAGCGAAAGGACTCAGAGCCGATGCCATTTGTCCCTGCGCCAGTTCCAGTGAAGTTCTAACGGTATCTGTAAGAAGACCTGGAAGGGCAGGAGTTAACGCTACAGGACGAGGCGTTTTATCAATGCAAGGCTTAAGTTACGGCGTAGTAAGAGTTGATCAAGAAAATAGTTTGACTTCATTAACATTGCAAGACTGTGGGCAAGTGATGCCAg GTTGTGTGATAGTTGTTGTGAAAATGGAAGGACCTTCGTATATTTGCAAAACAGATGAAGTGGGCGAGATTTGTGTCAATTCGGGCTCAACAGGTACTCAGTACTGGGGCTTGCAAGGTCTTAGTAATAGTACGTTCAAAGTACAACCTCTAGGAACGGACGGAAAACCGATATCCGACGCCGAATACACTCGATCCGGTCTACTTGGATTCTTAGGACCGGGTGGTTTGGTATTTGTATGCGGATCGCGTGACGGATTGATGACGGTAACAGGAAGAAAACACAACGTCGACGATATCATCGCTACTGTATTAGCAGTGGAACCAATGAAATTCATTTATCGTGGAAGAATCGCGGTATTCAGTATCAAAGTTTTGAGAGACGAAAGGATATGCGTCATAGCCGAACAACGTCCCGACTGTAGCGAAGAAGAG TCATTCCAATGGATGTCGAGAGTTTTACAAGCAGTCGATTCCATACATCAAGTGGGGCTTTATTGTTTGGCGCTTGTACCGCCGAATTATCTTCCGAAAACACCTCTGGGTGGTATTCACTTATCGGAAACGAAAAGAAGATTTATGGATGGTAATTTACATCCTGCGAATGTTTTGATGTGTCCCCATACTTGTGTTACCAACTTACCGAAACCTAGAGAAGTTCATTCAG CAAAGGAATGTGTTTCAGACGTGGGACCGGCGTCTGTAATCGTCGGCAATCTTGTTCAAGGAAATAGACTTGCGAGTGCTCAAGGAAGAGAAGTTGGAGGTCTTCTTGATGAAGATGGCGACTCTTCTAAAAAG cAACAATTTATCGCGGAAATTCTTCGATGGAGAGCTCAAGGTACTTCAGACCATATCCTCTTTACGTTGCTGAATAGCAAAGGAGCTGTAGCTAAAGTGCTTTCTTGTTCCGAGCTCCATAAAAAAGCGGAAAGAATAGGAAACCTTTTAGTAGAAAAAGGAAAGATCAATACTGGTGATCATGTAGCTTTAATTTTCCCTCCGGGTTTAGATTTGATTTGTGCTTTCTATGGATGTTTATATGTTGGTGCTGTACCAGTTACTATTCGACCTCCTCATCCACAAAATCTACAAACGACGTTACCTACCGTTAG GATGATAGTCGACGTATCGAAATCCGTACTGGTGCTGTCAATACAGGCTGTGATCAAACTTCTTCGATCAAAAGAAGCTAGTAATGTGGTGGATATAAAATCATGGCCGCTCATCTTAGACACCGATGATATGCCTAAGAAGAAATTACCGGTGCCATATAGAGCTCCGACAGCTGAAATGATGGCTTATTTAGATTTCAGCGTTTCAACTACCGGAATGTTGGCTGGAATAAAAATGTCACATGCTGCTGTAACCAATTTATGCAAAAGTATGAAGTTAGCTTGCGAATTATACCCCAGTAGGCATATCGCTTTGTGTTTAGATCCTTATTGTGGACTAGGATTTGCTCTTTG GTGTTTAAGCAGTATCTACTCAGGCCACCATTCCATTTTGATCCCACCCTCTGAAGTAGAAGTGAATCCAGCTCTATGGCTCAGTGCTGTTAGTCAATACAAAGTACGCGACACTTTCTGCTCTTATGGCGTTATGGAACTCTGTACAAAAGGTCTCGGTTCTTCCGTTAACCAGCTCAAATCTAGAGGTATCAATTTAGCCTGCGTTCGAACATGCGTCGTAGTAGCCGAAGAAAGACCAAGAATGAACTTGACTACTAGTTTTTCGAAGTTGTTCAGTGCATTAGGACTCAGTCCTAGAGCGGTATCGACATCTTTCGGATGTAGAGTAAACGTCGCTATTTGTCTACAAGGTGCTTCTAGTCCTGAACCTTCAACGGTTTACGTCGATTTGAGGGCACTTCGTAACGATAGAGTGAGCCTAGTAGAAAGAGGCAGTCCACACAGTTTGTGTTTGATGGAAAGCGGAAAATTGTTACCCGGAGTTAAAGTGATTATAGCTAATCCTGAGAGCAAGGGACAGTGCGGGGATTCGCATCTAGGAGAAATTTGGGTGCAAAGTGGACACAACGCAAGCGGATACTTCACTATTTACGGCGACGAGAGCGAATATGGAGATCATTTTAATGCCCGTTTAGTTACTG GTAATACAGGGGAAGTTTACGCCAGAACGGGATATTTAGGTTTCTTAAGAAGAACGGAAATGTCAGAAAATAGTTGCGTTACCGACGAAACCGTCATTAGTAGAGAAAGCGATAACGAGTCCTTAGGGTCATCGCATCACGTTGTACCTTCGGATTCGCCTGAATTACACGATGCCGTTTTTGTAGTAGGTGCTCTCGACGAAACAATAATGCTGCGCGGCATGAGATATCATCCCATAGATATAGAAAATAGCGTTCTGAGGTGCcataaaaaaattgcagaatG TGCTGTATTCACTTGGACAAATCTGCTGGTTGTAGTGGTAGAATTAGACGGCAACGAAAGCGAAGCTCTAGATCTCGTTCCTTTAGTAACGAATACCGTTTTAGAGGAACACCATCTCATCGTCGGAGTAGTCGTTGTAGTCGATCCGGGTGTAGTACCAATCAATTCACGTGGTGAAAAGCAACGTATGCATTTAAGAGACGGTTTCCTAGCTGACCAATTAGATCCAATTTATGTGGCTTATAATATGTAA